The sequence AAGCTGTCCTTGGTCTCCTTGATGTCGAACGCTGGCGCGAACGCGGCCGCGCGAAGCTCCGGCGCACCCACGAGCGGCTCCCAGCGCATCATCTCGCGCATGATCCTGAACGGGTCGTTCTCGTTGAAGAAGGTGGGAAAGCTGCTCGGACGGGGAGTGATGTTCGCCATGTCTTCCTCCTTGGAAGGGCGTGATCGCCGCAGCACGCTTCAGCAAGCGTCGTGCCCCGCGCGGGCTCGTGAGAACTCGGGTACTTGTTCAGCACGCGCTGCGCGGCAGGCGCAAGGGATGCGGGCGGGCGTCGACGAGACGCAGGACAGCGCTACGCCTTCCAGCGCATCATCGGGGCAGCAGCGATGAGGAGCACATGATCACGGTCGAGCGACGGGTGGGTCAGCTGGTGGAGGCGCGCTTCGACGGCGCCATCACCGTGGCCATGCTCAAGGAGTTCAGTACCAACCTGGCGCAGATCATCGTCAAGGCGGGCATGCGCCTGGTCTTCGTGGTCGACTTCCGCAACCTGGCGCCCTTCGACTCCACCATCGAAGCGATGCTCCTCGGCCAGATGCGCAGCGACAACTTCGCCATCGAGCGGTCGAGCTTCCTGCTGCGGCCGGGCACGCCCGTGTGCACCGAGATGGAGCGCCTGGCAAAGCTGGCGAAGAACCCCGCGCGGCGCACCTTCACCACCCTCGACGACCTCATGGGCTGGGTGGGCCCGGTGCTGAAGCCGGACGAGGTCAAGCGCGCCATCGACTTCATGGCCGAGCGCAGCTGAGCTGACCTCTTCGGGTTGACGGCCGTCGCCTCGATGGGTCGCGGGGCACCACGCCTGAGAAAACCTCGACCGCCCACCGCCAGGAGCTGGGGTGGGCGGAGTCAGTCGTGGCGCCCGCTCAGGCGACCGTTCTGCGGGTCCCCATGAAGATCAACCGCAAGAGCAGCACGAAGACGATCGCGCCGATGATCGCCGGGATGATCTGGATGCCGCCGACGATGGGCCCGAAGTGCAAGAGCGCGCCGCCAATCCACGCGCCCACGAAGCCAACCACAATCGAGCCAAATACGCCGCCCGGAATCTTCACGCCGCCAATTCGCTCGCCGAGCGCGCCCACGATGAACGCGACGATGAGCAGCACGATGAAACCAAGAATCGTCATGAGCGCCTCCTAGGCCTCCGAGGCAATCTGCGTCGCGTCCCGGGGGGCCGCTAAGGCTTGCTCGGGCGGCGCGGGGCTCGGGTGCGTGCACGCCCCACGTGGCGCTTGGCAGCCCAGTCGCTCATCGAGCGAGCCGCTTAACCAAAAAGTAAAGCTCATCGACCCGGTGGCGGCAGGAATGCCTCGGGCGTGATCACCGTGCCCGCCGGGATGTCGCGATTGGCCACCAGCACGGGGACCAGGTTCCAGCCTCAACCTCGGCAGCGTCTTCGCCTCGCCTCCGCCACCACGCGCACCGACACGGCTGCCACCGCGAGCATCGCCGCGACCAGGATGCGCTTTTTCCCGCGAGCGACTTCGAGCTTCCGTTCCGAGCGCATGTCGCTGAAACGCGCGCGGCAGGGAATCGGTTCGCCCGAAAAGCAAACGGCCGGCACCCGCGTGGGCACCGGCCGTCGTGGTCGGCGCTGAGAAGCGCCTCGCACAAGCTCGATCAGAAGCCCTTCTGGCCGACGTACTTGGTCAGATCGACCATGCGGTTCGAGAAGCCCATCTCGTTGTCGTACCAGGCGAGCACCTTCACCAGGTTGTCGCCGATGACGAAGGTGTTGGTGGCGTCGAAGATCGCCGAGGACGGGTTGCCGTTGTAGTCCACGCTCACCGTCATCTCGTCGGAGTACTCGAGCACGCCGTTGAGCTTGCCCTCGGCGGCGCTCTTGAACGCCGCGTTGACCTCCTCAGCGGTGACCTTCTTGCCGAGGGTCGCGGTGAGGTCCACCAGCGACACGTTCGGCGTGGGCACGCGGATGGAGATGCCGTGCAGCTTGCCCTTGAGCTCGGGGATCACCTCGGCCACCGACTTCGCCGCGCCGGTCGACGTGGGGATCATCGAGAGCGCCGCCGCGCGCGCCCGGCGCAGGTCCTTGTGGGTGAGATCGAGGATGCGCTGGTCGTTGGTGTAGCTGTGGATGGTGGTCATCAGCCCCTTCTCGAGGCCGAAGTTCTCCATCAGCACCTTGGCGAGCGGGGTGAGGCAGTTGGTGGTGCACGAGGCGTTGCTGATGATGTGGTGCTTCTTGGGGTCGTAGCTCTCGTGGTTGATGCCGAAGCAGAGCGTCGCGTCCTGGTGCTTCGCGGGCGCGGAGATGACGACCTTCTTGGCGCCGCCGGCGATGTGCTTCTCGGCCTCGGCCTTCTCGGTGAACTTGCCGGTGCACTCGAGCACCACGTCCACGCCCGCCGCCTTCCACGGAATCTTGGTGGGGTCCTTCTCGGCGGAGATCTTGATGGTCTTGCCGTCGACGACGATCGCGCCCTCGGCGGTGCCCACCTTGCCCTCGTACGGGCCATGGACGGAGTCGTACTTGAGGAGGTGCGCGAGGACCTTGGGCTCGTCGAGGTCGTTGATGTGGACGATCTCGATGTCCTTCTCGCCGCGCTTGTTGGCCGCGCGCAAGATGCAGCGGCCGATGCGGCCGAAACCGTTGATTCCAACCTTGATCGCCATCGCGAGCTCCGGAGTGTAGAGGCGCGGCGAAAGCTAGTGATCGGGGTCCGCAGAGTCAAACGCTTTGCGCTCGCTCAGTCCGAAACCCCATCCCCCGATCTCACGCGGGGAAGGCGCGTCCGATTTATAATCAAACGGTTAATGACGATTCACGCGGCCGTGCACTCGACGTGCAGCTCGAACTCGAGCAAGCCATTGACCACCGGCCGCACCTGCACCCGGTGTCCGCCGTAGCGAAGCACCTTGTGCGCGACCGCCGCGTGGAACGCCGGGGGCGCGAACTCGCGCTCGTAGCGCAGCACGCCGCGCCGTTCATCCAGCCGCTCGGCCGCGCGCAAACCATAGCTCGTCGCGGCCGCGTAGCCTGCCGGCATCGCGAGCAGGCGCTCGAGCGGCGGCTTCGAAGCGCCCGCCTCCACCGCGAGCCGCCCGATGAGCGAGCCCAGGAACCGCCGGCACGCGGCCTCGCCCAACCTCTTGGCTGCCGCTTCGACGCCGCCGCACGGCCCTTCGGCCACGTCCATCGCGTCCCAGTAGAGCTCGAGCCACTCCGCCGCGGGATAGAAGTGCAGCTCCTGGAGCGCCTGCGGCCCCCAGCGCGACACGAGCCGCGGCATCGCCACATCTCCCGGCGCATGCTGGCCCACCTCGTCGAGCAGCGCGTGGAACACACTGCCTCGAACCAGGTCCTTGGGGCCTGTCAGTGAGATGCGCTGCGCCAGCTCGCTTCGGTCGAGAGGCACGCCCGTCCCCTTCGAACCCCGCCTGGAAAAATCCTATCTGGACGTTGTGTCTGCTTTCGGTGACTCGGGTCACGCCGGGAAAGCCCGGATCGCGCCAGAAATCTCCGTGCAAGCGCGGCTCGAACTTGCTAAAGGCACTCACCTTTTTTGTAGGGAGGTTGGCCCCTCCATGGCGGAGCTCGAGCTCGCGGTCGGTGACCGGGTCGTTTACCCGGGTCAGGGCGTGTGCAAGGTCTCGGCGATCACCGAGAAGATCCTCGCCGGCGAAAAGCTGGTGGTGGTGGCCTTGGCGCGCGAGGAGGACGGCGCGCAGGTGCTGGTGCCGAAGACCAAGATCCAAAGCGTCGGCGTGCGCAAGCTGGCCGCCAAGGACGACGTGGTGAAGGTCTTCGAGTACCTCAAGGGCGCGTCCGACGACCCGGAGCTGGACTGGAAGGTCCGCCACCGCGCGCACCAGGACAAGGTCGCGCTGGGTGGGCTCATGGGCCTCGCCGAGGTGGTGAAGAGCCTGCAGATCCTCAGCGAGCTGCGACCGCTGCCGGCCAAGGAGCGCGAGCGCTACGACAACGCGCGCCACCTGCTCGTCCGCGAGATCGCCATCGCGTTGGACGCGCCCGAGGTGAATGCCGAAGACGCGATCGACCTGGCGCTCATCCCGCTCGGCGGCGTGAAGAAGCCGCGCGCGGTGCCGCTGGCCGATGCACTCGGTGGCGACGACGATCTCGAGCTGGGCGGCGACCTCGCCGGCATGGACCTCGGCGACATGAGCGAGCCCGAGGAGCAGGCCGAAGAAGCCGAGGAGGCCGAAGAGGCTGGCGAAGAGGCCGAGGGCGAGGAGGCGGAGGAGAAGCCCAAGAAGCCCGCCAAGGCTCCGAAGGCGCCCAAGGCCCCGAAGGAGAAGAAGCCCAAGGAGCCCAAGGCCGCCAAGCCTCCCAAGGAGCCGAAGCCGAAGCCCGCCAAGGAAGCGAAGCCCAAGGCCGCCGCCAAGAAGCCCGCTGCGAAGAAGAAGTAGCCCGAGGAGCCCATGATCCGCCTGGTGACCGTCGACGAGCAGGATCCGGCGCACGTGAAGCGCCTCACGAAGGTGCTCTTCGCTGCGTTCGGCGTGGGTGCCGAGCACCAGGGCATGGTGCCGGTTCCAGCGGGTGTACGCGTGGGCAAGGAGCTCGACGCGCAGAAGCTCATCACCGAGCTCGACGCGGTGAAGACCTTCGCCGACGACAAGCTCTTCTACCTGACCAGCGAGCCCCTGGCCGCGCGCGAGCTGCCCACCGGCAAGCTGCCGACGCAGGGCTTCGCGCAGTTCTCGGGCGAGCGCGCGCTCGTGTCGTCGGCCGGCCTCGGCAAGGGCGACGACCAGATCCGAAAGCTGGCCAAGCATGCCGTGCACCAGGCCGGGCACCTCTGGGAGCTGCACCACTGCCTGGATCCCCGCTGCTCGATGTTCCCGCCCTGGGCTGAGCAGTTCTCGGCCGGCGATCCGCTCCTCTGCTCGTTCTGCCGTGAGAAGAGCGAGAAGGTCATGCAGCGCTGATTCAGTTCCTGGTTCCTCGTTCCTGGTTGGGAGTCCCGAGCGGACTCCCCTCTCCCGCGTAGGACGGGAAAGGGGGCGGGGGATGGGGTTTCGCGGGACGTGGTTGTAGGACTCGCAATGGCCGACCCCACACCCCAGCCCAAGTCGAGCCCGCTCCTGGCGATCGAGCTGGGGCTCGTGGTGCTCGCGGCGTTGGGCTCGCTCGCTTACGACCTCACCCTGCCCGGCCGCCTGCCCCACGTGCGCGATCAGCAGGCCGCCGCCGACGCCATCCTCGCGAACGTGGCGACGGGCGATGCCGTGGCCGTGCTTCCAACCTGGGCCGAGCGCGTGCGCGGCATGGTGCCCGGGGTGCCCTTCATCTCCGCGCCGGATCTGGCCACCGCGGATCTCTCGCGCGTGAAGCGCTTGTGGCTGGTGGAGCTGCCGAGCCTCCCGCGCGGCGAAGTGCCCAACCGCGAGCGCGAAGCCACCGCGCGCCTCAAGGAAGACGGCGCTGTGCAGTCGTTCGGCAACGTGCTCCTCAAGCGCTACGTGAACCCGGACTTTCACGAGCCGCTCTTCGACTTCACCCGCGACCTCGGCCGCGCCCACGTGTGGATCGACCTGCAGGGCCGGCAGATGGACTGCACGCTCGACGGCACCACGCACCGCTGCGGCCGGGCCGGCAACGTGGCGCACGAGGTCCGCGAGATCGACTTCGCGCCGTACGATTGCGTGGGCGCGAATCCCGTGGGGCACAACTATCCGCTGATCGTCGACTACCCGGAGGCGACGCTCGGCTCGAAGCTGCACGTCATGGCCGCGGTGACCGGCGAGATGGGCTGGCGCCACGGTGAAGGCCGCACGCCCGTGGACTTCACCGTCGACATCGACGGCCAGCGCATGGGCGAAATCCACATCCCCGTGGGCACCGTGCCACCGCAGCGCAGTGAGATCGATACGTCGAAGCTGGATCCGAAGATTCCGCACGACGTCCGCTTCAGCGTGGTGACCGAGAACCCGAAGGACCGCGAGTTCTGCTTCGATGCCTCCAGCGACTGAGCCCGCCCAGAAGCCGGCCGAGGCCGCCAAGCCGTCCGCGCCCGTGAGCGACGCGCGCGCGCCTTCGCGCGTGGACCTCGCCATCGGCGGCGGGCTCGGCTTCCTCACATTCTTGGGGCTGCTGCTCACCGAGAAGTCCATCGGCGTGCCGCGCGACGAGAGCTTCTACTTCTCCGCGGGCAGCTCGTACGCGGGCTGGTTCAAGCTCTTGCTCTCGCACCCCGGCGACGCGTTCAGCGACAACGCGCTCACCCGCTATTTCTCGCAGAACGCCGAGCACCCCGGGCTCATGAAGGAGCTCTTCGGGATCTCACACTGGATCTTCTTCGAGAACCTGCACTGGCTGCGCGAGATCGCCGCGTATCGCCTGCCGAGCTTCGTGCTCGCGGGCGTGTTCGCGTTCGTCCTCTACTTGTTCGGCGCGGGCGTGCGCGGGCGCGCGGTGGGCATCTTTGCGGTGCTCGCGTTCTTCCTCTCGCCGCGAAATTGGTTCCACGCGCACCTGGCGTGCTTCGACTTTCCCATCTGCGCGATGTGGGTCTTCGTGATCTACGCGTACTGGCGCGCGGAGACCTCGCGGCGCTGGACGATCCTCACTGGCGTCTTCCTCGGGCTCGCGCTCGCCACCAAGCACAACGCGTTCTTCATTCCCGTGGTGCTCGCGGCGCACTGGATCATCGCGCGCGGCATCTGGATCCTGCGCAAGGGCGGGCCCTCGGCGTTCGTGAAGGCCATTCCGCAGAGCTTCTGGGCGATGGCCGTGCTCGGGCCGGTGACGCTCTACGTCGCGTGGCCGTATTTGTGGCTGCATCCCATCGATCGCGTCGGGTTCTGGATCGCCTTCCACCTCAACCACGTGCACTACGCCTGGTACTACCTGGGCAACCTGATGCGCGAGCCGCCCTTCCCACTCGAGTATCCGTGGGCCGTGACGGCGATGACAGTGCCCATCGCGATCGTCGTCGCGATGACCACGGGCCTGCTCTCGACCGCATGGAACGCGCTGCGCGGCCTGCCCGTGGCGTGGCGCGAGAAGGCCGAAGGCGTCGACAGCGACACGTGGCTCTTGCTCATCAACGCCGTCGCGTCGATCGCCATCATCATGCCGCCCACGGTGCCGCACTTTGGCGGCGAGAAGCACTGGATGGCGTCGATGCCGTTCCTGTGCATCTTCGCGGGCGAGGTGCTCGTGCGCGGCGCCAAGCTGCTCGCGACCAAGCTGCCGCAGCCGCGCGCGTGGATGGGCTTCGCCACCGCCCTGATGCTGCTCGTGCTCGCGCCCGCTGTGTGGGGCCTGGTCGACATCGACGGCTACGGCACGAGCTACTACAACGAGCTCGTGGAAGGTCAGGCCGGCGCAGCCGAGCTCGGCATGCAGCGGCAGTTCTGGAGCAACAACATCTCGGGCGTCCTGCCCTGGCTGAACGCGCACGCGCCGCAGCACGCGCGCGTCTTCTTCCACGAGGTCACCGGCGACTCGTACCGCGCGTACGTATCGAACGGCATGCTGCGCGGCGACATCCAGATGAGCGGCCTCGAGCAGGCCGACATCGCGTGCTACCAGTACCACCAGGAGTTCCGCTTCTGGGAGTACGCCATCTGGACCAACATGCACACGCGCTGGCCCTCGTACGGGCTGTACCTCGACGAGGTGCCGAACATCGAGTGCTACGAGCGCGACCGGGCGTTCTGAACAATGAAACAGAAGTGTTCATATTCTCCGCGCGTGGTCGGCTACTTCCCGCGCGGCGAGCGCCCGCGCTTGATGGTCGTCGGCGAGGCGCCCGGCCCCCGCGGCGCCAACCGCACCGGCTTTCCCTTCTGGGGCGACGACTCCGGCCTCGACATCTACGGCCTCCTCGAGGAGTTCGGCCTGCTCGACGCGCCGCTCACGCGCTGGAAGCGCGGCGCCGATCTCTCCGGCACCCAACCGCCTCCGGGGCGCTACACGGTGACCAACGCGTGTCCGCAGATGCCGCTCTTGCCCAACGGCGACTTCTGCGCGCCGCCGGTGGAGCGGCTCGAGGAGGAGTCGGCGCGGATCGCGGAGGAGCTCGAGGCGCTGCGGCCGCACGCGGTGCTCGCGTGTGGGAAGGCAGCGGCGTTCACGCTCGCGCGCGCCTCGGCGCGGCTGGGCGTTCCGCCGCCGGAGCCGCTCGCAGGCACGCTGCCCGCGCTCAAGCTCACCGATGCGATGAAGGATCTGCTCGCGCCGCACCACGCGTGGACCATCGCCCACGCGCGCGCCTTCGTGACCTGCCATCCCGCGCGCGGCCAGTGGCGGCCCCAGACGCCGACCGGGAAGCTGCACACGCAGATCGTCGCTGAGCTGCGCCGCGCGATCGCCTAGCGCTCAGGTGTTGTGCTGGATGACGTCGACGACCCCGTTGCTCCTGCTCGGGCCTACTTGAACCGCGTGACGCGGCCGTCCTGCGCGAGCTCCTTGAGCTGCGCGGCGCCGAGCGAGTCGATCTTCATCTTCAGCCGGCGGGCCTTGGCGTAGTGGTTCTGGCACATGCCCTTGGCCACCGACTTGCGCGGGCAGCTCGGCACCTTGCAGCCTGCACCGCCCGTGGCCGAAGGCGGACGGCCGCGGCGGCCCTTCGCAGCCGAAGACGGCGTCGAGAGGTGCCCGCGATCGATGCCCTGGGTGAAGGCCTGGGTGAAGGCCTCGCCGAGCGCCTGGCCGAGTTGGGCGCCGATGCTTTGGATGGCGGACTGGAAGGCGTCGAGCTTGCGGGGGCGGGCCATGTGCACTCCAAGTTGGAAATTGAGCGCTGCACACTACCCGCTTCGAGCAACTTTGCATCCTGAATTTGCCAGGAGCGCGAACTCAATTCTCAAGAGAATTGCGGATCGGGCATTTCACGATATCCGCCGTTTCGGGTTTCGACGGTCGGCGGCGGCGTGAAGCGCGCGCTAGATTCGGGTGCGCGAACGGAGGCGCCATGTTGCATGTCGTGCTCGTGCTGCTCGCGGCCGCGCCGGAGGGGAACGCGATGAAGCTCAGCTCCACGGCCTTCGCCCAGGGCGAGGCCATTCCCAAGGTGAGCACCTGTGTCGGCGCGGACCAGTCCCCGCCACTGGCGTTCGAGGGCGTACCCGCTGGGGCCAAGTCGCTGGCGCTCATCGTCGACGACCCGGATGCGCCGGATCCCGCGGCGCCCAAGATGACCTGGGTGCACTGGGTGCTCTACGACCTGCCGCCCGGTGCGAAGGGCCTGCCCGCGCACGCGACGTCGAAGGATCTCCCCGCGGGCACGCGCGAGGGCAAGAGCGACTTCAAGGTCACGGGCTGGCGCGGGCCGTGTCCGCCGGTCGGCCGACACCGGTACTTCTTCAAGCTCTACGCGCTCGACGCCAAGCTCGGCGACCTGGGCACGCCCGACAAGGCCAAGCTCGAGAAGGCCATGGCCGGCCACGTGATCGCGCACGCGGAGCTGATGGGCACGTTCCAGAAATAGAAACGGCCCTGTTAACCGGGTGGTTAACAGGGCCGCATCACGGCTGCGTTCAGCCTAGCCCTTCTTGATGCCCGTGAGCCGCAGGAACGCCTCGTCGTTCGGCTCGCGGCCGAGGAACTGCTTGAGCAGCTCCATCGGCTCGCGGGTGCGGCCGTTGGCGAGGATGGCGTCGCGGTAGGCCTTGCCGGTGGTGGGGCTCAGGATGCCGTCCTTCTCGAAGCGCGAGAACATGTCGTCGGCGTAGACCTCGCTCCAGAGGTAGCCGTAGTAGCCCGCGTCATAGCCGCCCATGAGGTGGCCGAAGTTGGCCGCGGTGTGCTCGTCGTTCGGGTGTGACGGATAGCCGGTGATGGCCTGGCGAACCTCATGCTCCACCTTGTCCGGGTCCACGTCGGCGCCGCGGGTGTGCAGCGCCATGTCGAAGCTCGCGAGGTACACCTGCCGCGTGTAGCGGATGCCGGCGTCGAAGGTGCGCGCCGCCGAGAGCCGCTTGGCGAGGTCATCCGGCAGCGGGTGGCCGGGGTTCTTGGGATCCTCGCTCACCAGCGCGAGCACCTCGGGGCGGTACACCCAGTTCTCGAGCATCTGGCTGGGCGCCTCCACGAAATCGGTCGACACGTTCGTCCCCGACTGCGACGCATACCGCGCCGTGGTCAGGCTCCCGTGCATGATGTGGCCAAACTCGTGGAAGAGGACGTCCACCTCCTCGAACGAGAGCCGCGCGGACTGGCCGTTCTTGGGCGGGTTGAAGTTCACCACCAGCGCCGAGATGGGGATCTGGTAGCCGGCCGCCGTGGCGCGGGCGACGCCGAAGTTGAAGCTCGCGGCGTGGCCGTACTTGCCCTCGCGCGGGAAGAGGTCCACGTAGAACTTGGCGAGCAGCTTGCCCTTGCCGTCGAGGCCGTCGTGGACCTCGTAGAGCTTCACGCCGTCGGCCCACACCGGCGCGTTGGCGACCTCGTTGAACTTCACGTTGAAGAGCGTGCTGTACACCTGGAACATGCCGGCCATGACCTTGTCGGCCGGGAAGTAGGCGCGCACCGCCTCGTTGTCGATCGAGAAGCTCTTCTTCTTGATCTGGTTCAGGTAGTAGCGCCAGTCCCAGGTCTCGAGGACGGCCTTCTTGTCGCCGGTCTCGGCCACCTTGAGCGCGAGCATCTGCTTGTTGAGCTCATCGCGCGCGGGCAGCAGCTCCGTGCGGAGGCGGTCGAGGAACGCGGTCACGGTCTTGCTGTCCTTGGCCATGCGGTCCTCGGTCACGAAGTCCGCATGCGTCGGATAGCCGAGCAGCTTGGCGGCCTGGTCGCGGAGCTTCACGGCCTCGGTGAGCAGCGGCAGGTTCTTCGCCGACTCGCGGCCCTCCATTGCGAACCACATCTTCTTGCGGAGCTGCTCGTTCTTGGCGTTCTCCATGATCGGGTAGAAGTCGGGGTACTTCGTCGAGAGCACGACCGGGCGCGTGGGCTTCTTCGCCGCGGCCTTGCCCTTCTTGCCCTTGGCGCCGGGCTCGGTCTTCACGGTCACGGTCGGGCCCGCGGCCTTGCCAGCGGCCGGCGCACCCGCAGCCGGCGCAGCGCCGGCCTTGGGCTTGTCCTTCAGGTGCGACTCGATGAACTCCTCCGGCATGCCCTCGAGGTCGGCGTCGGTGGCCTCGAAGGTCGTGGTGTCCTCATCGAGGTTCGACGAGTACTTGGTGGCCAGCTCGGCCAGCCGCGAGCGGATCTGCACCAGCTTCTCGCGGTCGGCGTCGGAGAGCTCGAGGCCGTTGCGCTTGAAGTCGCGCATCGTCAGGTCGACGAGCCGCTTGTCCTCGGCGTCGAGCGTGTCGGCCTTGCCCGCGTTCGCGAGGTACGCCTTGAGCGCGAGGTAGATGTCCTTCCGCGCGCCGACCTTCACGAAGTACTTGCCCGACTCTTCCTCGCAGCCTGCAGCGGCCGCGCGCGTCTTGGCGTCGGGGTGGATGTCCTTGAGGAAGCTCAGGCGACCGACGTCGTCCGAATAGTCGGCCATCGCCTGCTCATAGGCGTTGAACGAGTTCGCGAAGCTGCGCTGCGCGTCGGGCACGGCCACCAGCGCGGCCAGCTTGGCGTCGGCGGTGGTCTCTGCCTGCTTGCACGCGGCGGTCACCTGGTCAGGCGTGAGCTGCGTGGCGAGGCCCGGCACGTCCACGGCGGCCATCTGGTCGAAGGTGCGCGGCGCGGGCGGCTTCGCGGGGGCGGTGGCCTGCTGCTGCGGCTCGGGCTGCGCGTGCGAGCACGAGACCAGCGCGGCGAGCGCCAGGCCGGAGAGGATGCGATTGGTCGGCTTCATGCGGACGACTCCTGAGTCGAAATTCACGAACGGAAGCAGCGGTAGCCAAGCAACACCCATCCGGCCAAAAAGGTCAGTCCGCCGAATGGGGTGATGAAACCAAGTTGTTTCACTTCGGTGAGGGCCAGCACGTAGAGGCTGCCGGAGAAGAGCAAGATGCCGGCGTTGAAGGCCCAACCCGCGCCATCGACGCGCATGCCCTGCGAGGCGGCCCAGGCCACCGCGAAGAGCGCGAGCGCGTGGTACATCTCGTAACGGGCGCCGGTCTCGAAGACGGCGAGCATGTCGGGCGTGAGCTTGGCCTTCAGCCCGTGGGCCGCGAAGGCCCCAGCCGCGACGGCGATGAACCCGTGGATGGCGCCCCAGCCGGCCCAGACGCGTGCCATGGGCGCGCCTTCTAGCACGGGCCATCGCGGCGCGCCTCCTCTGCTTTTTTCTCTTCAGCCTCCCAGCCGAACGCCCGATTGGCGACGTTTTGTCGGGCGCGCACTTACAGGCTCTTGATCCCAGCAGGGCATCCTCAATAGAACCTCCGCCCTCGCCTGCCTGGTGGGCGAACGTTCGAGGTTGCGCATGCTGAAGAGCTCCTGGCGTTGGGCCGTGACGGCGACGTTGATCGCGGGCTGCGGCGGCCAGCCGTCCAAGGCATCGCTCACGGGCACGAGCAGCGGCTCGACGGGCCACACGTCGACCGCGACCGGTGGCGCCGGCGCGGGCTCGACCACGGCGCACGTCACCACGGGCACCAACGCAGGTCCGGGCAGCAGCTCGAGCTCGAACGGAGCCACCGGGACGACGTCGGCGAACACCAACGGCGAGACGTCGCAGGGCAACACCACGAGTGGCTCGTCCACGGGCCTGACGACCGGCAACGCGAGCGCGACCACGGGCACCACGACGGCCACCACCGGCGTGGGCGTGACGACGACGGCCACCGCCGGCGCAGCGGCCACGACGAATACCGGCGGCGCCACCAGCGGCAACACCTCGGGCGCGTGCTACCCCGACGGCTCGTTCGTGGGCCTGGGCAACGGCTCGCTCTGCTGCAGCGGCACCACCGACAACACCGACTATTGCTCCGAGCCCGGCCAGGGAACGCTCACGAGCACCGGCGGGACGACGGCGACGACTGAGGGCACGACGACGGGCGACTCGAGCACCACCACGGCCGGCACGACCGCGGGCACCGCCGGCGGCAGCAGCGGCTCCACCGGCGCGACCTGCCCGGTGAGCTGCTACTCGGCGCGCGGCTACCACTGCGAGAACGGCCAGTGCGTGCTCAACGGCAGCGACGGCGACGTTCAGGTCACGCTCCAGTGGGACACCTCGTTGCAGCCCAACAACAAGCGCGCGCGCGAGGACCTCGACCTCCACGTCGTCGACCCGAGTGGCTGCGAGATGTGGTACGGCAGCCACGTCTGCGGCAACGGCTCGCTCGACCTGGACCAGAACTCGGGCTGCAGCCAGACCGACAACCAGGGCGGCTACGGCAACGACACCGAGAACGTCATCTATGACGGCGGCGCGCCATCCGGGACGTACACGGTCATCGTCGACGACTGGAGCGACTCCTGCGGCGGCAGCCCGCCCAACCCCTTCAACTGGCAGCTCACCATCCGCGCGCACGGCGCGTCGACCGTGTACTCGGGCCAGT is a genomic window of Deltaproteobacteria bacterium containing:
- a CDS encoding Zn-dependent oligopeptidase, which produces MKPTNRILSGLALAALVSCSHAQPEPQQQATAPAKPPAPRTFDQMAAVDVPGLATQLTPDQVTAACKQAETTADAKLAALVAVPDAQRSFANSFNAYEQAMADYSDDVGRLSFLKDIHPDAKTRAAAAGCEEESGKYFVKVGARKDIYLALKAYLANAGKADTLDAEDKRLVDLTMRDFKRNGLELSDADREKLVQIRSRLAELATKYSSNLDEDTTTFEATDADLEGMPEEFIESHLKDKPKAGAAPAAGAPAAGKAAGPTVTVKTEPGAKGKKGKAAAKKPTRPVVLSTKYPDFYPIMENAKNEQLRKKMWFAMEGRESAKNLPLLTEAVKLRDQAAKLLGYPTHADFVTEDRMAKDSKTVTAFLDRLRTELLPARDELNKQMLALKVAETGDKKAVLETWDWRYYLNQIKKKSFSIDNEAVRAYFPADKVMAGMFQVYSTLFNVKFNEVANAPVWADGVKLYEVHDGLDGKGKLLAKFYVDLFPREGKYGHAASFNFGVARATAAGYQIPISALVVNFNPPKNGQSARLSFEEVDVLFHEFGHIMHGSLTTARYASQSGTNVSTDFVEAPSQMLENWVYRPEVLALVSEDPKNPGHPLPDDLAKRLSAARTFDAGIRYTRQVYLASFDMALHTRGADVDPDKVEHEVRQAITGYPSHPNDEHTAANFGHLMGGYDAGYYGYLWSEVYADDMFSRFEKDGILSPTTGKAYRDAILANGRTREPMELLKQFLGREPNDEAFLRLTGIKKG
- a CDS encoding DUF423 domain-containing protein; translation: MARVWAGWGAIHGFIAVAAGAFAAHGLKAKLTPDMLAVFETGARYEMYHALALFAVAWAASQGMRVDGAGWAFNAGILLFSGSLYVLALTEVKQLGFITPFGGLTFLAGWVLLGYRCFRS